A window of the Vibrio ostreae genome harbors these coding sequences:
- the flgG gene encoding flagellar basal-body rod protein FlgG, whose product MQPALWVSKTGLDAQQTNIATISNNLANASTVGFKKSRAVFEDLFYQNINQPGGQSSQNTELPSGLMLGAGSKVVATQKVHTHGNAQTTSNSLDMMIEGDGFFQILMPDGNIGYSRNGQFTLNAEGVIVTSGDGYPLQPEIVIPDDAISISVGNDGEVSVRVRGQQDNQVLGQITTVDFINPGGLEPIGQNLYLPTGASGDPQEGVPGLDGLGNIRQSMLESSNVNVTEELVNMIEAQRVYEMNSKVISAVDKMMSFVNQQL is encoded by the coding sequence ATGCAGCCGGCATTATGGGTAAGTAAAACGGGTCTGGACGCACAGCAAACCAACATTGCGACCATTTCCAACAACCTGGCCAACGCCTCGACCGTAGGGTTTAAGAAAAGCCGTGCGGTGTTTGAAGACCTGTTTTATCAAAATATTAACCAGCCAGGCGGCCAGTCGTCTCAGAACACCGAATTACCGAGTGGTCTGATGCTGGGCGCGGGCTCAAAGGTGGTCGCAACCCAAAAAGTGCATACTCATGGGAATGCACAGACCACGTCCAACAGTCTGGACATGATGATTGAAGGTGATGGCTTTTTCCAGATTCTGATGCCTGATGGCAACATCGGCTATAGCCGTAATGGTCAGTTTACTCTTAATGCTGAAGGCGTGATTGTGACCTCAGGTGACGGCTATCCGCTGCAGCCGGAAATTGTTATCCCTGACGATGCTATCTCGATTTCGGTTGGTAATGACGGTGAAGTGTCAGTAAGGGTGCGTGGCCAGCAGGACAACCAGGTGCTTGGTCAGATCACCACCGTTGATTTTATTAACCCGGGTGGCCTGGAACCGATTGGACAGAACCTGTACTTACCGACCGGCGCCAGTGGCGATCCGCAGGAAGGGGTGCCTGGGCTGGATGGCCTGGGTAATATCCGTCAGTCGATGCTGGAAAGCTCCAACGTGAACGTGACCGAAGAGCTGGTCAACATGATTGAAGCGCAGCGCGTGTATGAGATGAACTCAAAAGTGATCTCGGCTGTGGACAAAATGATGAGCTTTGTTAACCAGCAGCTGTAA
- the flgH gene encoding flagellar basal body L-ring protein FlgH, with amino-acid sequence MKRLLSLALISLLSGCSLLQEPIETPDVAAGTTVVDAVEGDQSEPSSTGLIDTLRNRTDPVAGDPAWAPIHPKKKPEHYAAETGSLFNLDHANSLYDDSKPHGIGDIITVNLDESTNASKSADADLSKSNDASMDPLNVGGQELKLGDYNFSYGLKNDNKFSGSSAANQSNSLSGSITVEVIEVLANGNLVIRGEKWLTLNAGDEYIRLSGTIRPDDIGFDNTIASNRISNARIQYSGTGTNQDMQEPGFLARFFNVSL; translated from the coding sequence ATGAAACGTTTACTCAGTTTAGCTTTGATTTCACTGTTATCAGGCTGTAGCCTGCTGCAGGAGCCGATTGAAACACCGGATGTTGCAGCAGGCACCACAGTGGTGGATGCGGTGGAAGGTGATCAGTCTGAGCCGAGCAGTACCGGCCTTATCGATACGTTGCGTAATCGTACCGACCCGGTGGCGGGCGACCCGGCCTGGGCGCCGATTCATCCGAAGAAAAAACCGGAGCATTACGCGGCAGAAACCGGCTCGCTGTTTAATCTTGACCATGCCAACAGCTTGTATGACGACTCCAAACCGCATGGTATCGGGGATATTATCACGGTTAACCTGGACGAGAGCACAAACGCCTCTAAGAGTGCCGATGCGGATTTATCCAAATCGAATGATGCCTCGATGGATCCGCTCAATGTCGGCGGCCAGGAGCTCAAACTGGGCGATTACAACTTCTCATATGGTCTGAAAAACGATAACAAATTTTCCGGCAGTTCCGCTGCCAACCAGAGTAACAGCCTGTCCGGTTCGATTACGGTCGAAGTGATTGAGGTGCTGGCTAACGGTAACCTGGTGATCCGCGGTGAGAAATGGCTGACCCTCAATGCCGGAGACGAGTACATTCGTCTCAGTGGCACCATTCGTCCGGATGACATTGGGTTTGATAATACCATTGCCTCAAACCGCATTTCCAACGCCCGAATTCAATATTCCGGCACCGGAACCAATCAAGATATGCAAGAACCTGGATTCTTGGCACGATTTTTTAATGTCTCTTTGTAA
- a CDS encoding flagellar basal body P-ring protein FlgI, giving the protein MKRLTLLLLMFVAATAQAARIKDMAQVAGVRSNQLVGYGLVTGLPGTGESTPFTDQSFNAMLQNFGIQLPPGTKPKTKNVAAVIITADLPAFSKQGQTVDVTVSSIGSASSLRGGTLMQTFLKGLDGQVYAVAQGNLVVSGFSANGADGSSIVGNNPTVGIISNGAIVEREIPTPFSRGDFITFNLFESDFTTAQRMADAVNQFLGPQMASAVDATSVKVRAPRDVSQRVAFLSAIENLEFNPADGAAKIIVNSRTGTIVVGQHVRLRPAAVTHGGMTVAIKEDLNVSQPNGLSAGQTTVVPDSSIEVTEKQGKMFKLEPGVTLDDLVRAVNQVGAAPSDLMAILQALKQAGAIEGQLIII; this is encoded by the coding sequence ATGAAAAGACTCACATTGTTATTGTTGATGTTTGTTGCGGCAACGGCGCAGGCTGCCCGCATCAAAGATATGGCTCAGGTAGCGGGTGTGCGCAGTAACCAGTTGGTGGGTTACGGCCTGGTCACTGGTTTGCCGGGCACCGGCGAATCTACCCCCTTTACCGATCAAAGCTTTAACGCGATGCTGCAGAACTTCGGCATCCAATTGCCGCCGGGGACCAAGCCAAAGACCAAAAACGTTGCCGCTGTGATCATCACTGCTGATTTACCGGCATTTTCCAAACAGGGGCAAACCGTTGATGTGACCGTTTCATCGATTGGTTCCGCATCCAGCCTGCGTGGCGGTACTCTGATGCAGACGTTCCTCAAAGGTCTGGATGGTCAGGTGTATGCCGTTGCCCAGGGGAATCTGGTGGTGAGTGGCTTTAGTGCTAACGGCGCGGATGGCTCGAGCATTGTCGGCAATAACCCGACGGTGGGCATCATCTCCAATGGTGCCATTGTCGAGCGCGAAATTCCGACCCCGTTCAGTCGTGGCGATTTTATTACCTTTAACCTGTTTGAATCTGATTTCACGACCGCGCAGCGTATGGCGGATGCGGTGAACCAGTTCCTCGGGCCGCAAATGGCATCGGCTGTCGATGCCACTTCAGTAAAAGTGCGCGCACCGCGTGATGTCAGCCAGCGTGTGGCCTTCTTATCTGCGATTGAGAATCTTGAGTTCAATCCGGCAGACGGTGCGGCAAAAATCATTGTCAACTCGCGTACCGGCACCATAGTCGTCGGTCAGCACGTGCGTCTCAGACCGGCTGCGGTCACCCACGGTGGCATGACGGTTGCGATTAAAGAAGATTTGAATGTCAGCCAGCCCAATGGACTCTCGGCAGGTCAAACTACAGTCGTACCGGACTCATCGATCGAAGTGACCGAAAAACAAGGTAAGATGTTTAAACTTGAGCCTGGCGTGACGCTGGACGACTTAGTCCGCGCGGTCAATCAGGTGGGCGCAGCTCCGTCGGATCTGATGGCTATTCTGCAGGCGCTCAAACAAGCGGGTGCCATTGAAGGTCAACTGATCATTATTTAA
- the flgJ gene encoding flagellar assembly peptidoglycan hydrolase FlgJ, whose amino-acid sequence MVNNPNDVGFIHDIASLDSLRKQAVTGDKQSEKEALRSAARQFESIFTTMMLKSMRDANASFKSGMFDSQNEDFYRQMLDEQMTSELSASGSLGLADMIVAQLSAGDNAGADQGDNFDQAMRRVERAREQAAMQPATEPAQVAAAASPVASEKADTFESPQSFVASLKPYANKAAKALGIDASLLLAQAALETGWGQKVVKNARGSSHNLFNIKADRSWQGNKVATQTLEYYNHTPVMEKAAFRSYGTYQDSFNDYVRFLENNPRYNTALQHGGNDEAFIRGIHQAGYATDPEYADKVLRVKSQIEQMDAL is encoded by the coding sequence ATGGTTAATAATCCTAATGATGTCGGTTTTATTCACGATATTGCCAGCCTGGACAGCTTGCGTAAGCAGGCGGTAACCGGCGACAAACAATCGGAAAAAGAAGCACTGCGCTCGGCTGCGCGCCAGTTCGAATCGATATTTACCACCATGATGCTCAAATCGATGCGTGATGCCAATGCCAGCTTCAAATCGGGAATGTTCGACAGTCAGAACGAAGACTTCTACCGCCAGATGCTGGATGAACAGATGACCAGCGAACTGAGTGCTTCCGGCTCGCTTGGCTTAGCCGATATGATTGTTGCCCAGCTCTCTGCAGGCGATAATGCCGGTGCTGATCAGGGTGATAATTTTGACCAGGCGATGCGCCGTGTCGAGCGTGCCCGTGAGCAGGCGGCAATGCAACCGGCAACGGAGCCGGCGCAGGTTGCCGCAGCGGCAAGCCCGGTTGCCAGTGAGAAAGCGGATACATTTGAATCACCGCAGTCGTTTGTCGCTTCGCTCAAGCCGTACGCGAATAAAGCGGCCAAAGCCCTGGGTATTGATGCCTCACTGCTATTGGCTCAGGCGGCACTGGAGACGGGGTGGGGGCAGAAAGTGGTCAAAAATGCGCGTGGCAGCAGCCATAACCTGTTTAACATTAAGGCTGACCGCAGCTGGCAGGGTAATAAAGTCGCGACTCAGACGCTGGAATATTACAACCATACGCCAGTGATGGAAAAAGCGGCATTTCGCTCTTACGGCACCTATCAGGACAGCTTTAATGATTATGTGCGCTTTTTAGAAAATAACCCACGTTACAATACCGCGCTGCAGCATGGCGGTAATGATGAAGCCTTCATTCGTGGTATTCATCAGGCCGGTTATGCAACGGATCCTGAGTATGCCGACAAGGTGTTGCGGGTGAAAAGCCAGATAGAGCAGATGGACGCGCTGTAA
- the flgK gene encoding flagellar hook-associated protein FlgK, producing the protein MASDLLNLGAQSVLTAQRQLNTTGHNISNVNTEGYSRQSVIQGTNTPRQLGGETYGMGVHVENVRRSWDQFAVKELNLATTDYSFKRDSEENLDMLSKLLSSVASKKIPENLNEWFDSVKSLADSPNDVGARKVVLEKADLITQNMNDFHETVRRQFDVTNKGLDVGIKRINQLGLEIRDLQRLMMRTPGPHNDLMDQHEKLVKELSEYTKVTVTPRKNAEGFNVHIGNGHTLVSGTEASQLKMIDGYPDVKQHRLAMVEGNGIKPITARDIGGKIGALMDMRDKHIPGLLDELGRMATSFSYEVNKLQHQGLDLRGDVGSDIFIDVNSDEIAKARVVTGSDSQADMAVYIQDISQLQGGEYSLSYNGDDYIITRPNGEQSTVVPVRDHIDLDGFRIQINNEPRAGERVIIRPTRDGAANLRMATDDASKIAAQSYEASTAFAQGTAKFNIEQAGDVREFEAYVIQPRDGDGNPSGGLQLRVQDKAGNILVNEPYQFDDNQEQLTITIPEQENDGRETIFTLSRGALRDDKFTANLVPSDGDNGNLRKMIDIQSDKTVDDNNSTIIDVYHNLNTEFGLKMSTASRLTDVARLEKESAESRVASVSGVNLDEEAANMMKFQQAYMASSRIMQAANDTFNTILALR; encoded by the coding sequence ATGGCGTCTGATCTGCTGAATTTGGGTGCGCAAAGCGTACTGACAGCTCAGAGACAACTTAACACCACTGGTCATAACATTTCTAATGTTAATACAGAGGGTTACAGCCGTCAGTCTGTCATCCAAGGCACCAATACACCGCGCCAGCTTGGCGGTGAAACCTATGGTATGGGCGTGCACGTGGAAAATGTTCGCCGCTCATGGGATCAGTTTGCCGTCAAAGAGCTTAACCTTGCCACCACCGACTACTCCTTTAAACGCGACAGCGAAGAAAATCTCGATATGCTTTCCAAGCTGCTGTCGTCAGTCGCATCGAAAAAAATCCCGGAAAACCTCAATGAATGGTTTGATTCAGTCAAAAGCCTGGCAGATTCTCCCAATGATGTCGGCGCACGTAAAGTGGTGCTGGAAAAAGCGGATTTAATTACTCAGAACATGAATGACTTCCATGAGACCGTGCGGCGTCAGTTTGATGTGACGAACAAAGGGCTGGATGTTGGTATTAAACGCATTAACCAGCTTGGTCTGGAAATCCGCGATCTGCAGCGTCTGATGATGCGTACTCCGGGGCCGCACAATGACCTGATGGATCAGCACGAGAAGCTGGTTAAAGAGTTGTCTGAGTACACTAAGGTCACCGTGACGCCGCGTAAGAACGCTGAAGGGTTTAACGTTCATATCGGTAACGGTCACACTCTGGTTTCCGGTACCGAGGCCAGTCAGCTGAAGATGATTGACGGTTATCCGGATGTGAAACAGCATCGCCTGGCCATGGTGGAAGGCAACGGTATCAAGCCGATTACCGCACGCGATATCGGCGGTAAGATCGGCGCACTGATGGATATGCGTGACAAGCATATACCTGGCCTGCTGGATGAACTGGGCCGCATGGCAACTTCATTCAGTTATGAAGTCAATAAATTACAGCATCAGGGCCTGGATCTGCGCGGCGATGTCGGCAGCGATATCTTTATTGATGTGAACTCGGACGAAATAGCCAAGGCTCGCGTTGTCACTGGCAGCGATTCCCAGGCGGACATGGCGGTGTATATTCAGGACATCAGCCAGTTGCAAGGTGGCGAGTACTCACTGAGCTATAACGGGGACGATTACATCATTACCCGCCCGAACGGTGAACAGAGCACTGTGGTGCCTGTACGCGACCATATCGATCTGGATGGTTTCCGTATCCAGATAAATAACGAGCCGCGCGCCGGCGAACGGGTGATTATCCGCCCTACCCGTGACGGGGCGGCCAATCTGCGCATGGCCACCGATGATGCGTCAAAAATTGCCGCTCAGAGCTATGAAGCCTCGACCGCTTTTGCTCAGGGGACCGCCAAATTCAATATTGAGCAGGCGGGGGACGTGCGTGAATTTGAAGCTTATGTGATTCAGCCGCGCGATGGGGACGGCAATCCAAGCGGCGGCCTGCAACTGCGGGTGCAGGATAAAGCCGGCAATATCCTGGTCAACGAACCTTACCAGTTTGACGACAATCAGGAGCAACTGACCATTACTATTCCGGAACAGGAGAATGACGGGCGCGAGACCATCTTCACCCTGAGTCGTGGTGCCCTGCGTGATGATAAGTTTACCGCCAACCTGGTTCCGTCCGATGGTGACAACGGTAACCTGCGCAAAATGATTGATATTCAAAGCGATAAAACCGTGGATGACAACAACTCGACCATTATCGATGTCTACCACAATCTGAATACCGAATTTGGCCTCAAAATGTCGACCGCATCGCGTCTGACCGATGTGGCACGCTTAGAAAAAGAGTCTGCAGAATCACGGGTAGCTTCTGTCTCCGGGGTTAACCTGGATGAAGAAGCGGCCAATATGATGAAGTTTCAGCAGGCTTATATGGCATCGTCGCGCATTATGCAGGCGGCCAACGATACCTTTAACACTATTCTGGCACTGAGATAG
- the flgL gene encoding flagellar hook-associated protein FlgL: MFNRISSFHNYQSVQNDLRRQESKVHHNQAQLASGKKLLSAADNPLATHYIQNVSQQEEQLRQYIDAITLVRNRLEHQEVIVSNTEDFADKAKRNVMEMINGSLSPEDRAAKARELEEISNNMLSLANVQDESGNYIFAGTKPTTQPFFRDNAGNVSYAGDDYQRKMKISNSLEVPFNTPGSKMFMEIENPFGDYAPDYQLQEGSELLLERATNSDPDDDGQYTLTFVDMQNGQFGYQLERNGSVVAADDFDPKTGIEYEGLTIHVKGQLTAGDSMSLTPRDSYSIFDTFRDAIELSKGSVSDASTTAKLQQMTEEFHTAFIHLNKQRTDIGAHLSTLDIQEEQHEDFKISLAKSKSQFEDLDYADAVIEFNENSRALQASQQAFGKTKDLTLFNYI; encoded by the coding sequence ATGTTTAATCGTATTTCCAGCTTCCACAATTATCAGTCGGTGCAAAATGATTTGCGTCGTCAGGAATCGAAAGTTCATCACAACCAGGCTCAGCTGGCTTCCGGTAAGAAGTTGTTGTCGGCGGCGGATAATCCGCTGGCGACTCACTATATCCAGAATGTGTCACAGCAGGAAGAGCAGCTGCGCCAGTACATTGATGCCATTACTCTGGTCCGTAACCGGCTTGAGCATCAGGAAGTGATTGTCTCCAACACTGAAGATTTTGCCGATAAGGCGAAACGCAACGTGATGGAAATGATCAACGGCTCACTTTCTCCTGAAGACCGGGCTGCTAAAGCCCGTGAGCTGGAGGAAATTTCGAACAACATGCTCAGCCTGGCCAATGTGCAGGACGAATCGGGTAACTATATTTTTGCCGGCACCAAGCCGACCACTCAGCCGTTCTTTCGCGATAATGCCGGTAATGTGTCGTACGCCGGAGATGATTACCAGCGCAAGATGAAGATCTCTAACAGCCTGGAAGTACCGTTTAATACTCCGGGCAGCAAGATGTTCATGGAGATTGAAAACCCGTTTGGCGATTACGCACCGGATTATCAGTTGCAGGAAGGATCAGAATTGTTGCTTGAGAGAGCGACCAACAGCGATCCGGATGACGATGGTCAATACACGCTGACCTTTGTCGATATGCAAAACGGCCAGTTCGGTTATCAACTCGAGCGCAATGGCTCTGTGGTGGCGGCAGATGATTTTGACCCGAAAACCGGTATTGAATATGAAGGGCTGACCATACACGTCAAAGGACAGCTGACTGCCGGCGACAGCATGTCGCTGACGCCACGCGATAGCTACAGTATTTTCGACACCTTCAGAGATGCCATTGAGCTTTCTAAAGGGTCAGTGTCTGATGCTTCAACCACAGCCAAGTTGCAGCAGATGACCGAAGAATTTCATACCGCTTTTATTCATCTTAATAAACAGCGGACTGATATTGGTGCCCACCTGAGTACTCTGGATATTCAGGAAGAGCAGCATGAAGATTTTAAAATCAGCCTGGCGAAGTCGAAAAGCCAGTTTGAGGATCTCGACTACGCGGACGCGGTGATCGAGTTTAATGAGAATTCCCGTGCGCTGCAGGCTTCTCAGCAAGCTTTTGGTAAAACCAAAGATTTGACCCTGTTTAATTATATTTGA
- a CDS encoding flagellin, whose translation MTINVNTNVSAMTAQRYLNKSSNELNTSMERLSSGNRINSAKDDAAGLQISNRLTAQSRGLDVAMRNANDGISIAQTAEGAMNESTSILQRMRDLSLQSANGTNSDSERGAINEEVKALQDELNRIAETTSFGGRKLLNGSFGEASFQIGASSGEAVIMGLTSIRADDHRMGGVSYLAEQGKSQDWGVPANANTMQLEYTGEDGEPVTININAKAGDDIEEVATYLNGQTDMFKASVDDEGRLQVFVAEPNLASGLSISGGLANELGLSTDNGVYTTVQDIDVTSVGGSQNAVGILDAALKYVDAQRADLGAKQNRLSHSISNLANIQENVEASKSRIKDTDFAKETTQMTKAQILQQAGTSILAQAKQLPNSAISLLQ comes from the coding sequence ATGACCATTAACGTCAATACCAACGTGTCGGCGATGACCGCACAACGTTATCTGAATAAGTCGTCTAACGAGCTGAACACCTCGATGGAGCGTTTATCGTCAGGTAATCGTATCAACAGTGCGAAAGATGATGCGGCCGGCCTGCAGATCTCAAACCGTCTGACAGCTCAGTCTCGCGGTCTGGATGTGGCAATGCGTAACGCCAACGATGGCATCTCAATTGCGCAGACAGCGGAAGGGGCGATGAATGAGTCTACCTCGATTCTGCAACGTATGCGTGACTTGTCACTGCAATCGGCGAACGGCACCAACTCAGACTCTGAACGTGGTGCGATTAACGAAGAAGTAAAAGCTCTGCAGGACGAATTGAACCGTATTGCTGAAACCACCTCTTTCGGTGGCCGTAAGCTGCTGAACGGCTCATTTGGTGAAGCTTCGTTCCAGATCGGTGCTAGCTCAGGTGAAGCGGTGATCATGGGCCTGACCAGCATTCGTGCTGATGACCATCGTATGGGCGGTGTGTCGTACCTTGCTGAACAAGGTAAGAGTCAGGACTGGGGTGTACCAGCGAATGCCAACACGATGCAGTTAGAGTACACCGGAGAAGACGGTGAGCCTGTGACGATTAATATCAATGCCAAAGCTGGTGATGATATTGAAGAAGTGGCGACGTACCTCAACGGCCAGACTGACATGTTTAAAGCCTCGGTTGATGATGAGGGACGTCTGCAAGTTTTTGTTGCGGAACCTAATCTGGCCTCTGGTTTGAGCATCTCTGGTGGCCTGGCCAATGAACTGGGTCTGAGTACCGATAACGGTGTTTACACCACAGTGCAGGACATTGATGTGACCTCGGTCGGTGGTTCACAAAACGCAGTCGGTATCCTGGATGCAGCACTGAAATATGTTGACGCACAGCGTGCAGATCTGGGGGCGAAGCAAAACCGTTTGAGCCACAGTATCAGCAACCTGGCTAACATCCAGGAAAACGTGGAAGCTTCGAAGAGCCGGATTAAAGATACCGACTTTGCGAAAGAAACCACGCAAATGACCAAAGCACAAATTCTGCAACAGGCAGGGACTTCGATTCTTGCCCAAGCAAAACAGTTGCCTAACTCTGCAATTTCACTATTGCAGTAA